GATGCTCTGGACCGGGTTGAGGACACGGTCGCCGCGGGCGTGAAGGAGATCCTCCCGGCTGCCGATCACGTAGTCGCCGTCAGGCAGGACGATGACCCGCGCGTTCGTGCCGTCGACCTTCTCGGTGAGGACCACGTCGTTGCTGAACGGCATCACGTTGTCGAGCAGGATGCCGCGGTCGATCTCGTGGTACGTGGCGATCGGCGGGTACTTCGTCGCCGAGTTCAGAGCGTCCAGATCCAGCGCGTCCAGATTGATCAAGGAGACCTCCATGGGCCGGTGAGTCCGGCGTTGAGTTCCGCGAGGCGATCACCCCGCAGAACGCTAAAGTACGCGAGTAAGGGGTGTGTGGCAAGTTAATAGCGTCACACGACGTTGGCGACCCTTTACTGTGACCCTAATAACTTGACACATGGAGGGGTTAGAGGTAAATTAGTGATTACCCGTTCGGATCGCTGACCAGGAAGGAACCCCCGATGAAGCCCCGTCTGAGCGACTACACCCGCAACCGCGCCCACGCCGTTGCCACCCAGAACCTGCGCCGCTCAGGAGCGAGCGGCGCTCACGCGGGCGGCCCGAAGCGCCAGCGCAACCGGCGCGCGGCGAAGAAGGCGGCCATCCGCTTCTCATCCACCGCCGGATGACCGCGAACGCCCCAGCCCGAAGCACGCCCACCTCTGGAGAGGCCGTGACCACTACCTCAGCCGCGCCGCTCGCGGTCATCATCACGAGGGCAGACGGAGGAGTCACCCGGATCGGCCCCATCCCCACCCCGGACGCAGCCAACGCGATCCGTACCTCCCTGACCCGGCGCACCACCATCCCGGAACAGGCTTCCGCCACTGCGGAGGTCGCCCCCTTCGCGTCCGAAATGCCTCACCTGCCGCTCCTGGACGCCGAATCCGACACGGTCCTGGCGCTGATGGACGACGACGAGCAGGGGGTGGAGGCCCCCTTCCCTTCCCTCTGGGACCGCCTCGTCGCCCAGCACGGACTCGGTACGGCCGTCGCCGTGTGGAAGGAGGCACTCGCGCGCCCCATCCGGCGCCCCTGCGCCCTCCGGGAAGCCGACGCACAGAGCGCTTCGCGCGCCGAGGCCGATGACGTCTTCGACCGAGACCTCCGGGAACTGCTCATGGAGCACACCGGTCCCGGCGGCATCTCGCCTGCCGCGCTGAACGACGCCCTGGCAGGCATCCGCCGCCTGGCCGATGCGTGGGCGCGCTCGCTTCAGCGCCCCGCCTCGCCCGACTCCGACTGAGCCGTCCCGACACATCATCGACCCGCGGACGGCCACCGCCCCCGGCCGCATTCACCTGAAGAAGGAGCCCCACCTGAACCCCGGACTCATCCACGAGATGCACCAGGCCGCGTTCTACCTGCCGCCCGACCCTGACGCCCCCGGCGAGGCGGTGCCCATCCTGGCCCTCGCCGGCCTCCGCATTGCCGCCTACATCACCGATGACGGCGGACTGTCCGTCGAGGTGAACACGGAGGAGGCTGCCCCCGTCTTCCGCCGGACCGCGGACGGCAATCTCACGGTCAGCGTGCGCGTGGACTCTCTCACCGCACAGACGTGCTCCCGCGGAGGAGCTGACCTCCTGGCGCCGCACTGATCCCCGCCGAGAGGTGTCACCGGGGTGACGCCGGGACGGGGGCCCGGCACCGGCCCCGCGCGACCCGGACCAGCGCCTCACAAGAAGCTCCGCGTAGCCGGTGCGCCGCCCGTCTCGACGACGGGCGGCGCACAACCCTCAGCCGCGGTTGTTCACATAGGAAACGAGGCCAGCGGCCGTGAACCCCAGTCCGCGACCTCGGCGGAACTCCTCCAGCCGCTTCTGGTCCGTGTACTGCTCCGCCGGCATCCCCGGCGGCGTACGCACGCCGAGCTGGATCCCGTAGAGGCACAGGACGAACCCCGTGGACACGGCGGCAGAGATCCAGGCGGGATTGAGCGGCACCGCGATCCGGGAGAACGCCTCTCCATTGGGGCTCCGAAGCTCCAACTGCTCGTCGACGAGCCGGTGCAGGGCCCAGCCGGGCGCCGGGCGCAATGCGGCGAACCCGAGGCCGAACCGGCCCATGCCCAGCTCGATCGCGACTTCAGCCTGCTGCTCCCGGTCAGGCTGACCGGGGATACGCATCATCAACGCTCGCTCCGGCTCGAACAACGCCGCCGGCAACTGGCCGGTCTCACCGGCATCGACCGTCACGGCGCCGGAAGCGAGATCGAATCCACTGGCGACCTGGCCGAGCTGCAGCGCAGGGTCGTCCCAGAAGAGCACCCGTCCGTGGTCGTCGATCGTGTCGGCCACCGCAGTAACGTGGGACGCAAAGTCGGCTTGCCCCACCGGGCTCCCGTCGACCTGGAATCGGCTGTGACGCTGCTTCTTCGGCCTGAACCTGCCCATCAGGGCCTCCTGCTCGAGTAGGTACGCTCCGGTCGCCGCCAGGCGATTCGGAGCACATCGGCGCGGCTCATCACGGCCGCGCGCCGATGCTCGAACGGTCCCTCTGTGGACAGAGTCCGCACCGAAACCTGGGCGTTCGCCAGTAGCCCCGGCCGCATGGCGCGAGCTGGAGATGATGCCGACGCCCACTCGGCGGAGGTTCGACCCGCGGCACGGTCGCTTCGCAGTGCGACGGGGGCGATTCCGGTCACACTCGAATGGCTCCTGGGATGGGTAGATCCGCAACGATCTAGGGTGTGCGCATGTCACGCACAGGTACCGCAGCCGTCGTCGTCTTCCTGGGTCTCGCCGCTCTCACCTCCTGCTCGTCGGACAGCTCGGGGGAGGAGTCGGACAAGCCGATCACCGAGCAGCTCTCGCAGGGCGAGATATCGCAGGCGCTGCCAGGCGCCGGGGACGTGATCTCGGGGTGGGAGCCCTACAAGGGCAAGCGCGTGACAAAGGAAGGCACGTACTGCACGGCATCGGGCAGCACCACCGCACCCAAGGGATGGGTACGAGGCGGCTCCGCCTGGTTCGCCCACAACGGCTCCACGGACAACATGCTGGACGTCTCGATCTGCCTGTACGACACGGCCGCGAACTCCAAGGACGCGTACGCGGCGTGGAGGGGCAAGGAGACCGACAAGGAGCAGGACCTCAAGAAGACCGTGGGGGAGGAGTCCGTGCTCGTCGCCAATCCCGGCCGCAGCGAGGGCACCCTCTACGCCTTCAGCCGCTCGGGCAACGTCAACGTCAGGGTGAAGATCGACGGTGCCGCCGGGGACAGCACCGGCGCCCAGGATGTCCTGGCAGCCACGCTCAAGCGGCTGCAGCAGGTTCAGGACGGCGAGCGTGCCACGGCCACTGCGGCGGACCAGGCCAAGGAGTAGGAGCAGCGGCTCCGCGGGTCCCCGGTGGCCACGGTGCCATCCGTGGCCGCCTGCGCTTACCCGGGAGTGAGCTCTACAGGCCGGGCAGAGGTTCCTGGCCGCTGGGGCCGCTTCCGGAGCAGACCCGGCGCGAGTCGTTCCGGGGAGTCGTCGCAGCGGTCCGATCCGGGTCCGCGGGCGGCTGCTCGGTCTGCTCGTCAATCTTCAGGCAGGGGCACCGGCACCACCACACGCACGGTTCACCTCCGGGGCGAGGGATGAACTTGGCGACGGTCCGCCCGTGCTGGTTGTGCACGGACTCGGCGTTGTCGCATGCGTCGGGACCGCCCTTCTGGCGGTGCATGCACCACTCGCAGCGTCCGGCCAGACAGTTCCAGCAGGTGCCGCGCTCGCAGAAGGCCCAACGCCAGAATCCGAAGGCGTACCCGTCGTCGATCTGATGGAAGAACCCCGGCCAGACGTACTCGCGGACCCAGGCGCCCTCGTCCTCGCTCATCGGGGACGGATTGGGCACCGGGTCGACGAGGCCGAGGTGAAGCATGCGGTGGAAGGGGAGGCTCTGCACCCCGCGCACGACTTCGCGCTCGGCCTCGGACAGCCGGCGCTGAGGGCGCCGGACGGGGCCGGTCACCGGGCCGCCCGGGGCGAGCCCGCCTTCGTCGCGACACGGGCCGCGTTGTCCATGTCGCTGCCGCTCTGCGGGGTGCCGCCGCCGTTGACCAGGAGGTAGATCTCGGCCTCGTCGGCGACCGTCGCGACCTTGGCCATCGCGACGGACAGGTGCGCGCGGTTGGCGAACTTCAGCCGGGCCGGCTTGCTCAGCCCCGAGATACGGACGTAGGCGCCGTCCGCGGTTTCCTCGGTAGCGGTCACGTCGGCAGCAGGGAACCAGCTGGCGGGAACGGCCAGTTCATCGTCGTACCAGCGGTAGGCGGTGGTGATGCGCTGCCGGCCGTCGATGCACGCGTACATGGCCTCGCCCCGGTCCGTCGGGTCGTAGCCGTTGGCTTCCTTCCACTCGGGTGTGGTGCGGTCGTTCAGGATCACCACGCCGGTCGGCGTCCCCGTCAGCCACGACCGGATGAGCGCGATGCGCTGGTCCTCCGTCCACACGTCCCCGCGCTGGTAGTCCGGAGCGAGATCGAGCCCGAAGGTGTCGCGGAAGCTCGTGGCGATCTCGCGGGGCGAGCGATCCGAGGTCCGCAGGTTGTGGTGCTCAAGCGGGCGACTGGTCTGACGAGTCATGGACGGCTCCCCGAGGGTCAGGAATCGGCGGCGGGCTCGGTGACGTGGCGCGCTGCGGCGGCGCGGAACACCGTTGATATATCCAATGTACTCAACAAGGGGGTTTAGGGCAAGTTAACAGCGTCAGCGCATCCTCGGCGTGCAGTGACCGGTGAGGCGCTGCAGGAGAGTTCGCTATGCCTCCACCAATGCCTCCACGCGTGGAGGCATTGCGCTGTACGGTGGGTGCATGCCGAAAATCTCTGTGGATTTCAGCGAAGAGGAGCTGTCCGGGGTGAACGAGCATGCCCAGCGCCTGGGCATGTCCACCCGCTCCTGGGCCAAGCGGACGCTGATCGACTCCGCCAACAAGGAGCGCTTCCTCACCGCTGCGCGCACTGCCGTCCCCACGGCTCTGGAGGCCGTGAAGGATGCGCCCGAGGGTATGCGGTGAGCCCGATCGTCTACGTCGACCCTGGGTGGCTCCTCGCCATCCAGGAGGAGGCCGCCCCCAGGAACATCGGCATCGCCGACTGGGGTGCACTCCATTGGACCGGCAGCGCGCACCGGCACGAGCAGATCGCCGGGCAGCCGTACTACGAGGACGCCGCCTCCCGAGCGGCCACGTTCCTGCACCACGCCCTGGTCCTGCGCCCCTTCGAGGACTACAACCTCGTCGTCGGCTACGCGGCCGCCGACGCCTACCTCCAGATGTCCGGGCACGCCGTCGCGGTCAAGCCGGATGAACTGTGGTCCCTCGCGGGAGCGGTCCGAGCGGGCGAGGAAGACCTGCGCGGGGTCGCCCGCTCTCTTCGGTCCTGGACGACCTGACTCGGCCCCTGCTGCCGCCGGCCGCTGCGATCAGGCGGTGCCGGCAGGCAGCGAGGCGAGTAGCGAGCGTTGCCCCTTGCCGAGGGCGCGCAGAGCGGCCCATTCGGCCTCGGGGTGCGCGGCCGGCAGGTCGTCGACGTCGCTGGTGCGGAACAGGCTGACGTCGACCGCGCCCGCCCGCGAGGTGCCGAATCGCGCCTCGATGGCATCGGCCGGCTTGATCCACCCCAGCCGCAGCATGTGGTCGAAGTCGGTCCGCCGCACGGACAGCCGCGTGGCGGCCTGATCAGGGCCGAGCGGCATGTTGGCGGCAACGAGCTCGGCGAGGTCGTCGCGAGCGCAGACGGCATCGACCTGATCGGGGTTGATCAGGGACCCGTCGGGATTCGCGCTGAGATCGGTGAGCAGCTGAAGGTCGACCAACCTGCGGACGACGAACGACGTGACCCGCGCCTTCTCGCCGGGCACGTTCGGGGTGCCGAGGGCCAGGGCGATCCGGTCCGCCGCGGCGCGGCCGGAGATCGGTGCGTGTGGAAGGGCCGCCCGGATCGCTTCGCTGTCCATCGCGTCCACTGCCGTCCACGACCACCGGTGGTCTGAGGAATCCGGCGCCGGGACGAGCCCGGATTGCCGCGCCCACCGGAATGAGGCCACCGGGACCTTCAGCCGCTTCGCGGCCTGGCCCTCGTCGTACTCGG
The window above is part of the Streptomyces griseiscabiei genome. Proteins encoded here:
- a CDS encoding DUF6248 family natural product biosynthesis protein, with the translated sequence MTGPVRRPQRRLSEAEREVVRGVQSLPFHRMLHLGLVDPVPNPSPMSEDEGAWVREYVWPGFFHQIDDGYAFGFWRWAFCERGTCWNCLAGRCEWCMHRQKGGPDACDNAESVHNQHGRTVAKFIPRPGGEPCVWWCRCPCLKIDEQTEQPPADPDRTAATTPRNDSRRVCSGSGPSGQEPLPGL
- a CDS encoding DUF262 domain-containing protein, whose protein sequence is MTRQTSRPLEHHNLRTSDRSPREIATSFRDTFGLDLAPDYQRGDVWTEDQRIALIRSWLTGTPTGVVILNDRTTPEWKEANGYDPTDRGEAMYACIDGRQRITTAYRWYDDELAVPASWFPAADVTATEETADGAYVRISGLSKPARLKFANRAHLSVAMAKVATVADEAEIYLLVNGGGTPQSGSDMDNAARVATKAGSPRAAR